The nucleotide window ACCTTGATTACTACCGACAGAAATTTGAATCTGAGCAAGCTATCAATATGCTAGAAGATACGTATAACATCGATGAACATCCGACGACACAACACGATTCAACAGATCAAGAAGATAGTCAATACATTGAAAGCAGAGAGTTCTCAGAACTGCCTTCTCAAAATGATGAGATTCTCCAAGCTGAACAAAATAAAGAAGATGCTTCTCAAAGGCTGAAACAGCAATTTAACCAATTCCTCAATCTGGCTGAAACCCACGTCCAGGTACTTGCAGACCGTGACGGATTCAAGGTCTACCATTCAATGATCTAGAAAGGAAAACGACAATTTTCAATACACCAATGATCCGCTCTATTGAGTCGGATAGCACATTTCCTATGCCTTTTTCTAAGCAAAAACACAATTCAATATAAAATTTCAATATGATGAAAAACACGCACAAACGTTACCTGACAACAAAAAAATTATTCACCGCAGCATTGCTACTGCTAGCCGTTACACCAATGCTGGCGCAAGGCGGTGCAACAGCCATTTCAAACGCAGCCAATGATATTAAAGACTATTGGGACCCGATAAAGCTGATCTTAAAAGCCGTCGGCGGATTGGTTGGTTTTATTGGCGGTCTGAGAGTGTATAATAAATGGACCAACGGCGACCAGGACGTCAACAAAGAAATCCTGGGTTATGGCGGTGCCATGATCTTCCTGATCGTTGTTCCGGAATTCGTAACCTCCTTTTTTGCCTAAAATGGGATTCTACCTTTACAAGGGGCTGAAAAAGCCTCTTGTATTCTTCGGGCTTAAAGGCAAGTACATCATTTACGCCGTGGCAGTTATCGGCGCTGGCGTTGTTGCCGCCCTGGTACTATCCAAATTCGGATTGCTCGGCTCACTCCTGGGGCTTGCAACAACAGCCGGAGGTGTTTACCTGATCTTCAAAAGACAGGACAAATACGGTCTGTATAACAAGACCAAACACTTCGATCACATCTTCATTTTCCCAAAAAGACTAAACAATAATAAAATTTTAAAGAATGGCAACAGCAAAAAAACAAGTATTTGACATTCCGTTCATCGGCTACGATTACGGAAAGGATTTCAATTGGGATTTTGACGTGCTGTTTGGACAATACGGCAATCCCATCATCGGGATCAGAATCAAAAACATCGTTCAGCAGTATTCTGCTGATCCGGACAATTACCTGGAATTTCACACCGTATTAAATCAGGTGGTCTCCATTATAGGCGAAGGACGGATTGTTCAAAAACTGGATATATTCACTAAAAAGAAATATACTGCTGAGCCATCCACCCAATTCCTCCAGCAGAAATATTCAGATCATTTTGAAGGCAGACTCTTCAAAACTATTGAGACCATTTTGCTCTTTACTGATATAGTCGACGACAAACTGAAAAAGAAAAACAAACATTACAATTTTTCCGAAAAGAGTTATAAGGAGCTTCGTGATAAATCTCAGAAGGTATTTATGCTGTTAAAGCAGAATGACTGCGAGCCTGAATTTCTGTTTGAGAAAGATTTTGAATATTACATTTCCGGAGTTTTGTCTATGCAGTTTTCTGAGATTCCCACTTTTGACAATATCAAAAGTACCAACGCGTACTTGCAGATCGGAAACCGCTGTGTCAAAAACATTTCCTATGTCGATGTGGAAAATATTGACCTTCCTTCTGAAATAGAGTCCTACTCTATTCTAGGAGGCAATGGAGCTGCCGCGGAAACGGCCGTTGATAATTTTACCTTTATCAATGAGCTTGAAAACTATGAAACCATAGTTTACAATCAAGTCATAACGATTCCAATCCAGGCCCAGCAGCAAAGGGAGCTCGATAAGAAAAAGAAAAAACACGAAGGTGCAGCCAACAACTCGCCGTCCAATGCCATCATCGCAGAAGAGATCCAAACCTTGCTGCATAATATTGCCATTGACGGTCAGCTAGTGGTCAATGCTCATTTTTCCCTGATATTTTCAACAAACACTATGGAAGAAATGGAAGGAATCCAGTCCATGATTGAGAATAAGCTCTTCACAAAAGGGATTATCGTTTCAAAAAATGCCTACAACCAGATGGAGCTGTTTCGGGCAGCCATTCCGGGTAACGCCACAGAACTCAGGGAGTACGATCTTTTCATGACGACAAGCGAAGCGGCCTTGTGTTTTTTTTTTAAAGAAAGTTATCCCGTGAATGAAGAATCTAACTTCTACCTGAGATTTACAGATCGGCAGGGCGTTCCGTTAAAGGTTGATCCCGCTGATCTTCCAATGAAAACCGGGAGGATCAATAACCGAAACAAATTTGTTTTAGGACCATCCGGCTCCGGGAAGTCATTCCTGATGAACAATATTGTTGAGCAATACCTGACCTATAATTATGATGTGGTGATCGTAGATACCGGAGATTCTTATTCAGGAACCTGCAAATATAAAGGCGGTAGATATATTCAATACACCGAAGAAAAACCGATCACGATGAATCCTTTTCTAATGGATAAAAAAGAGTTTAATATCGAGAAAATTGAATTTTTAACCAACCTTATCTTCCTGATATGGCAAGGTCCGGATGCGACAGTATCGTCTGCACAGAAATCCATCCTGGATAATGTGCTGATGTCCTATTATCATCAATATTTCAATTCAGGAACCGAATGGTATAACCATAAAACTTCAGAAGAGCTCATTCTTTATCTCAACAAGTACAATATTCACGAAGAAGATGTTTTTGCCGAATATGAGAGCGAGGTCCAGGAGCAACGAACGTATTATGATATTTTAGGAATTGCTTTCGATGCCAGCCCGGATGAAGTGAAAGAAGCAGGAAGAAAATTATTGAAATTCTATCATCCGGATAAGAATGCCAATAATCCTGACTATGACAGTGAACAATTCTACAAAGTTTACGAGGCTTACGAAACGTTGAATGATATGGAGCGAAGAAAGATCTACGATGAAACACAACTCATCTTGATCAGATCTGCAGAAATTATTAAACATCCGGAGACGGCAGAAGATTGGAATGAATCGTTGAGAAAGGCAATTATCAAAAAGATCAAAGAACTTGAAGAAAAGTTGCCTGCCAAAGAGCTTTCCTTCAACGGATTCTATGATTACTGCGATAAATTCCTGCCGCTTTATCTTAATAATAAAAAGCACAACATTACGGAAAGAGAGTTCAATCTCAGGACGTTTTTGTTTGTATTGAGGGATTTTTATAAAGGCGGAAGATATGCGACCACATTGAATGAATCTGCCGATAATAAGCTGTTCGATGAAGCATTTATTGTCTTCGAAATCGACAACGTGAAGGACAATCCGAAATTGTTTCCGATCGTAACACTCATCATTATGGACACGTTTATTCAAAAGATGAGGCTACGTAAAGACCGAAGAAAAGCCCTCATCATTGAAGAGGCCTGGAAAGCGATTGCCAGTAAGCTGATGGGCGGATATATTCTGTATCTCTACAAAACTGTAAGGAAATTTTGGGGTGAAGCCGTAGTTGTAACGCAGGAATTGGATGACATCATTGGAAATGCCGTAGTCAAAGATTCCATTATCAACAATTCTGACACCTTTATCCTGTTAGACCAAACCAAGTTCAAGGACAATTTTGATCGCATAGCGTCTTTGTTATCGCTGAATAAAGTGGAGCAAAACAAGATCTTCACGATCAACAATCTCAACAATAAATTCGGCCGGAGCCGCTTCAAGGAATTTTACCTGAAGAGAGGTTCCAAGGGTGAGGTCTATGGCAATGAGGTGTCGCTTGAGCAGTATCTGACTTATACGACCGAGAAGCCTGAGAAATCAGCAGTTGAATATTATGTGCAACAGTATGGCAATTATGACGAGGCTTTGGTAAAGATTGTCTCGGACTTAAAAGCCTTTGGCGACAGTCTTGAAAACCTGGTGTCTTTAGTGAATTTGTACCAGAATCCTTTGGATCATAAAGTTGTCTCTTACTACCAAAGGATGAAGAAAAACCACCCAGGGAAAAATATTTTCAAGATCATCTCACAGGAATTGGAAGACCTTGATATCAGCTTTTCGGAATTGATAACTAATAAAGACTACCAATATGACGAAGTTTAGCATGCTATTTTTAGGGTTCTGTGGATTGCTATCCGCTCAGAATACCTACATCGATCCAACGGTAACCGCTGCAATGATTCTTTATTCGGAAAATCTGAAAGCCAAGCAGAATGAGGTTATTGATGAAACCTCGAAGTTAAAAGATGCGCAGACCTGGGTGGGAACGCAAATGGTTGCTGCCAATGACATTCAGAATAAAATACTGAAAGGCTTAAAAGAGGTTTCCGGAACATTACAAAACGGTATCCAGGTTAAGGAAATTTATTCCGAATTAAACAAATGCTATACGTATTCCTCGCAAGTGGTCCAGTTGGCATCACAGCATCCGCAGTATGCCATTTTTGGGGTAAAAGCTTCACAGAAAACCTATGAGCAAAGCCTGAAGATCGTAACGGATGTATCGGATATTTTGGCTTCGGGTGAGCTGAACTTGGCTACTGCCGGAGACCGCTACAAGATCCTGCACAACATTTCAGGGAATGTGAAAAACCTAAAGCTGTGGCTGTTGGCCATTAAGCTGCGACTGGAAAAAGCCAACAGGCTGGGATTCTGGAATTCCATTAATCCTTTTGCCGGATACATTAATACCGATAAGGCCATTGTGGATGATATTATGAACCGCTACAAACGGAATTTTTAAACTCAAAATGATGAAAAAGAACCTGATCTGTGCCCTGTTCCTTGCTGCAGCTTATTGCCTGTTGACATCATCAGGTGGTGGTTCTACGCCAGCGTGGCAACAGGAAAATGTTTCTTTCCCGATGATGGATCTTGAGATTAATGCTACAATGAAGGAACACGATCGGCAGAAAGAGATGCGGCAAAAGCAAACACTCAATGCGTCAGTAGAAACGGCTAACCAATCACAATGGAAAAACTTTAAGGAAAAAGTCACCAAAATCCAGGACAGGCTTCGTATCGTGTCATTTGCCATACAGGCGATTCCGGCAGGAGTAGCAGTGAGCAGGGAAATCACCAAGATAACGAATAACCAAACTGCGATCATTAATGAGATCAATACTGCGCCTTATTCCATCATTGCAGTTTTACCTTCACAGGTGCAGTTTGTAGATGATCTTCAAATGACCTTACGATTATTGACAGGAATTATTTTGTCATACGGAGCGATCAACCAGATGGAACAATCGGAGCGCAAGATCTTACTGGACTATGCTTT belongs to Chryseobacterium gleum and includes:
- a CDS encoding DUF4134 domain-containing protein, with the protein product MMKNTHKRYLTTKKLFTAALLLLAVTPMLAQGGATAISNAANDIKDYWDPIKLILKAVGGLVGFIGGLRVYNKWTNGDQDVNKEILGYGGAMIFLIVVPEFVTSFFA
- a CDS encoding DUF4133 domain-containing protein; translation: MGFYLYKGLKKPLVFFGLKGKYIIYAVAVIGAGVVAALVLSKFGLLGSLLGLATTAGGVYLIFKRQDKYGLYNKTKHFDHIFIFPKRLNNNKILKNGNSKKTSI
- a CDS encoding TraG family conjugative transposon ATPase produces the protein MATAKKQVFDIPFIGYDYGKDFNWDFDVLFGQYGNPIIGIRIKNIVQQYSADPDNYLEFHTVLNQVVSIIGEGRIVQKLDIFTKKKYTAEPSTQFLQQKYSDHFEGRLFKTIETILLFTDIVDDKLKKKNKHYNFSEKSYKELRDKSQKVFMLLKQNDCEPEFLFEKDFEYYISGVLSMQFSEIPTFDNIKSTNAYLQIGNRCVKNISYVDVENIDLPSEIESYSILGGNGAAAETAVDNFTFINELENYETIVYNQVITIPIQAQQQRELDKKKKKHEGAANNSPSNAIIAEEIQTLLHNIAIDGQLVVNAHFSLIFSTNTMEEMEGIQSMIENKLFTKGIIVSKNAYNQMELFRAAIPGNATELREYDLFMTTSEAALCFFFKESYPVNEESNFYLRFTDRQGVPLKVDPADLPMKTGRINNRNKFVLGPSGSGKSFLMNNIVEQYLTYNYDVVIVDTGDSYSGTCKYKGGRYIQYTEEKPITMNPFLMDKKEFNIEKIEFLTNLIFLIWQGPDATVSSAQKSILDNVLMSYYHQYFNSGTEWYNHKTSEELILYLNKYNIHEEDVFAEYESEVQEQRTYYDILGIAFDASPDEVKEAGRKLLKFYHPDKNANNPDYDSEQFYKVYEAYETLNDMERRKIYDETQLILIRSAEIIKHPETAEDWNESLRKAIIKKIKELEEKLPAKELSFNGFYDYCDKFLPLYLNNKKHNITEREFNLRTFLFVLRDFYKGGRYATTLNESADNKLFDEAFIVFEIDNVKDNPKLFPIVTLIIMDTFIQKMRLRKDRRKALIIEEAWKAIASKLMGGYILYLYKTVRKFWGEAVVVTQELDDIIGNAVVKDSIINNSDTFILLDQTKFKDNFDRIASLLSLNKVEQNKIFTINNLNNKFGRSRFKEFYLKRGSKGEVYGNEVSLEQYLTYTTEKPEKSAVEYYVQQYGNYDEALVKIVSDLKAFGDSLENLVSLVNLYQNPLDHKVVSYYQRMKKNHPGKNIFKIISQELEDLDISFSELITNKDYQYDEV